The following is a genomic window from Haloterrigena salifodinae.
TTCAAAACCATCGTTGAGGACAACACCGACTTCTCGCTGAACGTCCAGTCGACGGGCGCAAGCGTCGAGAACGTTGGCAGTCTCGCGGACGGTTCGGCCGATTTCGCGCTCATCCAGAACGACATCGCGTCCTTTGCGAAGGACGGCACCGGAATCGACGCCTTCCAGGACAACCCGATCAACACCCTGCGGGGCGTCGCGACGTTGTATCCGGAGACGATCACGCTCGTCACGCTTGCCGGAAACGACATCGCGTCGCTCGAGGACTTAAGCGGCGCGACGATCAACACTGGCGACCTCGGATCGGGCACGCAGGTCAACGCCCTCCAGATCCTCGAATCGGTCGGAATCTCCGACTTCGAGGAGCAAAACGCTGGCTTCTCTCAGGCGTCCGAACAGCTCGCCAACGGGGACATCGACGCGGCTTTCGTCGTCGGCGGCTGGCCGGTCGGCGCGATTGAAGACCTCGCCAACACGAACGACATCGTGATCGTGCCGATCGAGGGCGAGAACCGCGAGGCGATAAAAGAGGACGCCTCCTGGTTCTCCGACGACACTATCCCTGGTGGCACCTACAGCGGCGTCGACGAGGACATCGAGACCGTTGCAGTCCAGGCGATGATCGCCACACACGCCGACGTGTCAGCTGATACCGTCGAGACGGTTACTGCGGCTATCTTCGACAACCTCGGTGACCTCTCGATCAAGACCGACTTCATCTCGGTCGACAGCGCACAGGACGGGATGTCCATCGAACTCCACGAAGGTGCGGCGGCGTACTTCGACACTTGAGCCGGCGCTGTATCGTTGGAACCGGGGCAGAGTGCGCTGACTCATGGTCGACCGGCCATGGGCCGATCCGCCGAATCAATTCATGAACACGAATGACATTGGCCCCCTGTGAGACCGTGACCGTCTCTATCGGCGTTTCACATATCAGGGTGTGTCACTAACTCCCATGTGAGAATGAGCCGCGTCTTCCGTCCGAACGTCTTCGCCGCACTCCTCGTGGCAGCAGTACTGGTCCTTATCGCTGTTGCCACGACGGTCCCGGTTGAGACAGTGCTCGTCGTTGAGGACGTCGAGACTGGCGAACGGTACCTTACTGAGCCAGTCTCCGACGGGAGTACTGTGGGTCTCGAGTACACACATAGCGTGGAGAAATCCCGGGTGTACGATGAGTACCGCGTGGATGATCAAACTCTGGTGAACACCCGGATGGAGTTCGAGTCCTACGGCTGGGGACTACCCGCCCGGGTCGACGTCACGACCGCCGATGGGATGCTCGTGTACGAGCCAGCCGAGCCGATCGCGGAACTGCAAAGTCTTTCGGTCTCACCCGGACGGATCGCCGGTCATACGCTGATCGTCGATGATCGACGATACGATCTGGTCGCTGCAACGAACGCCAGCGACGTTCGCATTCACGTCGAACAACGATCGCTAATCGAGAGAATCCTATGAACACGAACGATCCATCGGACAGTGATTCCGACGGGCCTAACGACGATCGGGATGGTACAAACGACGAACTGACTGAGGAGGTTTCCCCCGAGGAAGCCGAGGAGTTGATCGATGAAATCGAACGCCGGCGGTCGCTACGGGGGGGTGCCGCGGTGGCTGTCGCGGCGATCGGTATCCTGTTTTCGGTCTTCCAGCTGTTCCTGGCCGCACGCGGCTTCTCGTTCACGATCTGGTTGCCGATCGTCGACAACTGGGAGGTCTCGCTCCAGCTCCTGCAGGCGAACGCGGTCCACGTCTCGTTTGCGCTCGTACTCACGTTCCTGCTATTCCCGGCAAGTATGGGAGATGGGATTGTTACGCGAAACCTAGGCCGGATCGTTCCTACCGCATCCCGCAGACTCGGTGAGCGAAACCCCGTCACGCGCCTGCTTGCGCGTGTGCGGGCCACGTTTCGGTGGGCGTTCCTCGATCCCGGCCGAGAGCGGGTAACGCCGTTCGACCTCCTGTGTATTGTCGCTTCGATACTATCGGCGATCTACTTCCTGACGGAGTTCTCCGAAATTCAGGACATGCGGGTGTTCGGGCTCACGTTTGGGCGGCCGATCACCGAGGTGTACCCGTTCCTCCAGCCCGTCCTTGGGGGCGTTCCGTTCGTTAGCGAGTACTCCTACGCGATGGCACTTGGCGTGATCGGCGTCCTCCTGGTGCTCGAGGCTACCCGCCGGACACTCGGCCTGCCGCTTATGATCATCGTCGCGACGTTCATCCTCTACGCGCGCTGGGGCTACCTCATCAGCGGCGCGACGCCGCTTCTCGGTCTACTCGCGGTCCCTGAGTTGACCTGGCCGAGCATCGTTCAGAACCTCTGGTATAACACCGAAAACGGGGTCTTCGGCATTCCGGTGACGGTGTCGGTGAGCTTTATTTACATCTTTATCCTCTTCGGTGCGTTCTTAGAGATGAGCGGCGCCGGCCAGTGGTTCATCGACCTCGCGTATGCGGCCACTGGAGATCGCAAGGGCGGCCCAGCGAAGGCGAGCATTCTCGCAAGCGGCTTCATGGGGACGATCTCGGGATCGTCAATCGCCAACACAGTCACCACCGGCGCGTTTACCATCCCACTGATGAAGCGCTCGGGATACTCACCGGAGTTCTCCGGTGCGGTAGAGTCCTCGGCATCTTCTGGCGGACAGATCCTGCCGCCAGTGATGGGTGCCGCCGCGTTCCTGATGGTCCAGTACACGGCGACGCCGTTCGCGGATATCATCATCCTCGCGACGATTCCGGCGATCGTCTTCTTCTTCGGTGTCTGGGTAATGGTTCATCTTAAGGCGGTCGAAGAGGGAATCGGCGGCGTCGCGGACGTCGATACCGTCTCGCTTGGGGCACACCTCAAACGGGGGTGGTTCTACCTCGTCCCGATCGGGTTACTGTTGTACTACCTCATCATCGAGCGGCTGTCCGTCTCGCGGTCGGCGTGGTTCACTCTCGTCGCGCTCGTCGCGCTGATCTCGCTCGTCTCGGCGTACAGTAAGGAAACGCGCGAGCGACTCCTCGGGGTTTTCGCGGCCATCATTGGCGTCGAACTGGCGAGTTACGTCGTCGCCGGCGTCCCGGTTACCGGACTCGTCACTGGTACCAGCGGGGCTGGAGTACCCATCGGAGAAGCGGTCGACCGTGTCGTCGCCGGGATTGGCTGGTACGCGATGCTGGCCGGCGTGCTGACATTGGCGTCCCGCCCGGACATCGCCGCGCCGCTGCTCAATCTCAACCCGACGGTCCAGACGACTGCCGACTCGATTGGCGATCGAACCGGCCGCGATCTCGGTGATATCCAACTGTTCCGCCTCGGTACGTTCGTCGCCAAGTCGATGGATGAAGGGGCGCGAACGGCCGTTCCGGTCGTGATAGCCGTCGCAGCCGCCGGCATCATCCCGGGAGTTATCAGCGTTACTGGACTTGGTCCGAATCTCACATCGCTGCTGCTCGCACTGTCGGGTGGGTCGATCGTGATTATGCTGCTCGTGACAGCCGTGTCTAGCATCATCCTCGGAATGGGGATGCCGACGACGGTCACCTACATCATTCTCATCTCGATGCTTGCTACGCCACTTGTCGAGTTCGGTATCCCGCTTCTCGCTGCGCACCTGTTCATCCTCTACTTCGGCGTTATCGCTGACATCACACCCCCAGTTGCTGTCGCCGCCTATGCCGCGAGTGGAGTGGCCAAGTCGGATCCGTTTGAAACGGGCGTGAAAGCGTTCTCGCTGTCGCTGAACAAGGCGATCGTCCCCTTCGCGTTCGTCCTCGTGCCCGGTATCGTGTTGCTTCGTGAGAAGCCCAACGCCGACGAGTTGCCGATCCGCGAGCAGTATCGTGTCGTCGGCTTCAGCGACCTCGCGGAGTTGTCATACTCCGTTCCGGAGATCCTAGTTCCCGTCATTGGCGTTTTCCTCGGGGTGATCGCCTTGGGTGCGACCGTCATCGGGACGTTGTATACAGGCATTAATCGCGCCGAGCGGACTGGATTCGCGCTCAGCTCGTTGCTGCTTATGGCACCGGGGCTGCTTTCAGCATCGGTGTTCGATCTCCTCGGGTTCGCCGGTATCACTGTCTCGGTCGACGCGCTCCTGCTCGATCTCACGCTTCGTGGCATCGGATTCGCGCTGTTCGTTGTCCTCGCGGCGAAAAACCGCCGAGAGGCGACGAGCCTGCACGAGACGAGACAAGCTACCGTGGGATGAATGGGAGCAGGCGATAAAACGCCAGATGAGCAGACCTCGAGGACACCCGTAGCGGCTCCGTTCTCCAACATAGCGGGCATAAACCTACGATCTCCGAGTTAGTGATCCAACCGTCTCTCGAAGATGTCGAAGATATCGATGGGAGTGCGTTGGTGATCGAGACCCAAGACTCGAGACAGCGCGAAGGTGACCCCCTCCCCCCGTTATCGATGTGTAAATCGACGCGAGGGAACCCCCCGTGAGAACAGAAAATCGATTGTTGGACCCAAACAACCGATATTCCAAGGAAGAGCGTCTGAACTCCAGGGTTTGGAAAGATTTCTATGGTAGTTCTATATTGGGGGATGATTTATGTGATAGACTGAGAAACAGTAACCGCACTATAGTTATCTCCTGATAAAGTAGAGAATGAATAGTTAGATTCTAGTTAATCAACTGGCGAGCGAGTGAGCCCCTTTAACTCACCGTAATCGTACCGCTTCCAGCCTATTCCTGGTAATCTCTCTATCCGATCCGTATGTTCTAGCGTTTCTCTCGTCGGTCTCGTGGTGAGTTACACATCGATAACGGGGGGAGGGTGGTTGGGTGGTTCCGTAGATTAGAGTTCTCGTACCGACTTATCAACAGTTACACTTCGATGACGGGGAGTGTGGATCGTGAGTCGAAGATAGAGACCAATTCCGATTCCGATCGTCTGGCGCCTAATCGTTATAAAAGTCTCGGAGTTGGCTGTTAACGATCGTCTGGAGTGGCTCGTCGTGTTCGGCTATCGATGCGATCCGATTATCGTCACAGAGCCGGTCCATCATCGTCGTCGGATCCCCAGTGAAGGTAAATTCCATGTACATCCCACCGCCGGCTTCGACCCCACAAGGGTCCGTCTGTAACCATGGCCGATTAGACCACGTGAACAGCTCTATTGGCCGTTCACACTTCATTGTTTCCGTCGACCCGCGATAACCGCTGAACCCCTGGGGGTCGATGGAACTCCTCACGGCGGCTAGCGAGGACGTTCGAGAGACGATTTAATCGATATCAATGCCATTCACGAAAAAGCGTCGCAAACCGCTGATACCGGACTTGAGGACTTCTGTCGGTTGCAGGAGCAACGAATCAGCGAACTCGAAGCGGAAATCACGACACTTACAGAGTGGGTCGAGGAGTTGCGTGATACGCTACAGCAGACAGATGCGGATGCGGACCGGATAGATGTCCTTCAACAGCGGGAACAGTGTAACGAGGAGCGTGATGGCCTCCAAGCGAAAATGGGTACTCTCCGTCGACAACGCGAAGCCGGATTTCCCGAGAAGCACAGGAAATTCGCGATCGGCATGCGCTTAATGTCACTCTCGAACCGGTGGCTCTCACACTTCTCAACTACGAAAAAGGTGAGTTAGAGATTCTACTTCGCCAGGGACGGAGCGAACGTACTTTTCTCGTGGCATACGGTCATGGTGGCGGAGTTACTGAAGCGGCCGAGTGTGAAATATGTGGTCACGAACTTACCTTCGGGAATCCGGCTTTTCGTAAAAATGAGATCTCCATGGAGTGTTGCCCTGTTCTTATTCATTGATATAAGATCATAGTACTTACTTTGGTCTACAATCAGGGGTAGTTCAGATTGTTTCTGAGACAGATTCTGATTAGGTGTGGGTTGCGATCTGTTTCTGTTTCTCGAGTACGCCTTCATTTGCCGTTGATGAACACGGACTTTATATTTCAGTCGAATATAATAGAATATTCGTTATAGAACATATTAAAAGTGGCAAAGAGCGGGTGCTGAGTGCAGTATACCAGTAATCGTGTAGTGTAATCACAGAGAACCTACGCTCGTGTTCATATTGTAGAAATCTGTTCTAATGTCAATCGACCAGCAGAGGTGAAGAGATGACTGTCATCAATACCAGGGGAATTTTTCTATATTTCTTTCCTGTCTCTTTTCAATTTGTTCTTCAGCCCATTCTACTAGTTCATCTAGCACCTCTGAGGGAGCCTCGGAGAATTCGAAGTCTTCTAAGAAGTCAACTTCGGGCTCTTCCGATGCAATCATTGCCGATGAAGCACGACCTCTGGAGGCTGGTTCTAATCGAGCAAGAATTGTCCGGTCATCATAGGCATATTTATACTCCACAAGATGCCCAGATGGCTCCCTATCCACCATTACACAGAACGATGCCATATTCATTAAAAGACGAGCAGCACGGTCAACAGAATCTTCAGTTCGTTCTCCAAGATCATCAACTAAGTACGCTTCATATCCCATCGAATTTAGGCTCTGTCGTAGATCACGCAGTTCCTCTTTATATGGTTCATCAAAATTCCCCAAAACAATAACAGAATTCTTAGCAGCATTTCTAAGATTTTGAATTGCAGAGGCCAGAGAATTATCTGCATCTGCTTCAGATTGTATGAAATTTCCTATATTACTAAATGAGTTGAATATATCGTATACAGTATCTGTGTCTGACGATACACTTCTCACCATACCATCTACTTGTTCGATATTATGATAGACTGCCTCCTCAGAATCTACCCCTAGAAATCTCAACCGTGAGTCGGGATATTCTGAGAATATTGATGTTAGGAATAGATCTCGCTTGCATCGTTCACAGTAGGCATGATGTCTAATATGATAGATGACTTCAGTCCCCATCCCCCGGCCTGGTTCAGTATCCACTTGTTTAAATTCACCATACATCATATGTATTGAATCACAACTCTTGCACCTTCCGGAGATATATCCTGCTTCGATTGGTGATCCATACATTGATGTGACCCCCTGAGTCGTCATTACTTCATTTTCATCTTCACGAATTAGTATTACCTGCGGTGATACAGAGTTTGTTTCCATACTTTCCTGTAGAATTCTCTTACCTGTTAATACCAACTATATTCGAAAAGAGACAGAGTAACAACATATCAGAGACACATTCTGCAGACTAGTCTTGGAGTACTATACTGAGGAAATGCAACCCTCCTAAGAGATTTCAATATTTCCGATAGCCATGCATTGTCGCTCTTTCTCGCCGCTATTGACCCCCACTACTGAATAACAACCTATTTGTCTTCTGATATAGGCAGAAAAGAAATGGTCATCAGCTTATTACGGCTCATATTTTGATTCCGAATATAGCCCTCTTTCCTTCATCCATTTAATGATACCGTCACCATCCATTTTGGTATTGTTCGGTCCGTTCCGAATGTAGAACTTATCCTCAACTGAATATGGTTTCTCAACAGCTTTTGGTACCTCTATCCCTACAATCCATTCACCGATATCCTCCCTGAAAGTTTTGTTATTGAAGTTGAGTGGGAAGTTGCCAGAAATTATATCCGAAATCCACTCTTCCATATCCTGAGGGCTATCTATTCCGACTATTTCTCGATTATCGCTTACTCCAATTAGAATAATACCACCATCCTGATTTGCCAATGCACAGAACTCTTTCTTCAATTTTCGCTTATCATTCACATCACCCACATCAAGCGATTTTTTGAACTCAGTCGTTTCTTCTTCACCATAACGAATTCTTTCTTTTATTTCCTCCTCCGTATATTCACTTTCCAATGACAGATCGACAGACGTTACTTCTGAATTAGCAAGATAATATGCACCCGCAACGTAAGCCTCGATCTCCACTCTTTCCCTGTTAGAAAACTCTACAGTTGAAAAGGTGATATACTGGTTCTCGCTTACATTTGGCAACAGACTCCCCATCCTTTTTTCAATATTTGTTGTCACATTGATGTTTAATATGGCTTCTTGATCACTATCCCAAATGAGAACTATACCACTTTCAGGCGGATAGCTTGGACTCAATCCATAATCTTCGGTCTTTTCGTATGGTCCTCTCCAATTCAATCCTAGCCAATTTTCTGATGGAGGTCCGTATATGTCATCCCAACCAAGTGAAATTGTATCCTCAAATTTGTATCCGCCCCAATATCGGTGAAAATTTGCAGTGGGAGGGCTGCCAGTTGTGAGTTTATACAAAGTAATGTGACCCGCTGCTGCTGTCACAATCTCTTCCTCCTCAAATTCAGAATCCATACCTATCCATGACACTAGAAAGTGCCCATCGTTTTCATTCAAGATATCCCATAACGACGGTGCGGCAAAGTGTGGCGTTTTCTCTGGTCGTGAGTCCTTCTTTAGTTCATAACTCAATCGTCTCACTCTTCTTTGCAGATTTGTTTTTGAATTCCCAATATAATGGACCCCACTGACATCAGAATGGAGAATTCGGTAGATTCCAGGTCCATCCGGAACCTGATGAAGGTCCTCGGATAGTGGCAGAGGGTCTGACCAATCCGCAAAATTCGACGGTGCGTTATAGTCACTCATCTACTAAGAAGTAAAACACTATTTCTTGGTCATAATATTTTATAATGTCTACTACAGGTACCTCTATTTCATGTGCTTCAACTGGAGTCTCTTGTGCAGAGGTTGGGTAGGGGGCTGTAATTTTTTGGCGCTATCGCCTTGGCGACGCTCTCTACTCGAGCTGACGAATTGCGTCACTCACTGCCAGTCCATGTTGATCTGCGATTTCGGCAGCGAGGTCTAAAGCCCAGTCTTCTCTTTCCGTTCCTCTATGTTCCCAAGCGACCAGTGACAGTGCGTAGACGATCAGTAGATCATCTTGTGGGTGTCGCATCCGCTCACGATTGGCCATGGCTTTACTGATAAACCCTCGTAGGCATATTCGGCAATCACGGTTGTCGAAGTCCCGTTACGTCCTACCAGTGGGGTGGCCCCGCTATTACGTCCGATATCAGCCTGCTCAATTTTTCGCGAGCGCGGCGCGCGCTCTGCGCGCCGCGCAATTATCTACCCCCTTAGGGGGCATTTGGCAATCTCCCCTCTTTCGTTCAGGTAGACGATTTTGAGTAGGCTCGGCAACGGCTGATTCAACGATCATCTCACCGTCGCCGAGGTCGAGAAACTCATTGCAGAGTTGGATAAGCATCTCAGACAGACTGAGTAGAGCATCAGTTCAAGAGTAGCACACGTCAGTCACCTTTACATAATTCGGGACCCGGTATTCCGTATGATCCGGTTACTCGATGCGCTCGACAGGGCACGGGCAGACTCCGGGGAAGGTTCCCACTTTGCTCTGCAGTTAGACCGACTTTTCGAATCAGTGGAAGACGAGGAAGAACTCAGCGATGAGACCCGGATCCACCTTGGCGAAATGGACGGTGAATATCTGCTGCCCGATCTCGTGGACAACCTTGAGGACTGGTATAGCGACGGCATATTCCAATCTGCCCGTGACGCACTGGACCAGTTCGAGGACGCCATCGCCGACGCAGAGGACCGCGGATGGGTGAACGTCGCTGCCCAATATCAGTATTGGCGGATCCGCCTCAAAGCAGGGTTACAGGGCCACGACGGTACAGACGAACTCGAAGAAGCACTTGAATTTCTGGAAAACCGCTACACAGATGTCTCCGTCAACTTCACCACCTCAATAATTGAGGCCGCAATCGACAACATCGACGACGTACCGGACCCCAACAGAGACCGGTGGATAGACCTCATCAAGATGGTCGCAGACGCCCACCGAACAGACAACCACTTCAATCAGCTCAGAGAATTCCTCCGGCTGCTGCACGAGTTCAAACGAGCATGCGACCGCGACATATCAGACGTGGAAACCGCACTCGTCGACTCGTACCGAAGAGAAGCCGACCTCGTCGGGCGAGAGAGCCAGCTGCAGAAGGCTGATATCCTCCAGAGTGGCGTCGCCGAATGCACCGAATATCTAAGCAACGAACAGAAGCGCGACTGGAAACAGGAAGCCCTCCAAGCCCGCCGAACCGGGACCAAAACCGAACTCCACAAACTCGACCTGGACGACCTAGACGTGGACGGGATTGAGGGCGAAAGCCTCCAGCAGGCTGTAGCCGAAGAAATGGAGCACAACACCCAGGTATACGTCGACTGGTTCAAGCAGGTGAAACGGGCCTCCGGATCCGGCTCGTATGCCCTTTACTGCCTGGCA
Proteins encoded in this region:
- a CDS encoding TAXI family TRAP transporter solute-binding subunit, whose protein sequence is MTYHGGRRRFLEVTGAAGVAALAGCIGDNGGDGNRLIWHAGGTGGTYFPLSNEFKTIVEDNTDFSLNVQSTGASVENVGSLADGSADFALIQNDIASFAKDGTGIDAFQDNPINTLRGVATLYPETITLVTLAGNDIASLEDLSGATINTGDLGSGTQVNALQILESVGISDFEEQNAGFSQASEQLANGDIDAAFVVGGWPVGAIEDLANTNDIVIVPIEGENREAIKEDASWFSDDTIPGGTYSGVDEDIETVAVQAMIATHADVSADTVETVTAAIFDNLGDLSIKTDFISVDSAQDGMSIELHEGAAAYFDT
- a CDS encoding DUF1850 domain-containing protein; its protein translation is MSRVFRPNVFAALLVAAVLVLIAVATTVPVETVLVVEDVETGERYLTEPVSDGSTVGLEYTHSVEKSRVYDEYRVDDQTLVNTRMEFESYGWGLPARVDVTTADGMLVYEPAEPIAELQSLSVSPGRIAGHTLIVDDRRYDLVAATNASDVRIHVEQRSLIERIL
- a CDS encoding AlbA family DNA-binding domain-containing protein — translated: MSDYNAPSNFADWSDPLPLSEDLHQVPDGPGIYRILHSDVSGVHYIGNSKTNLQRRVRRLSYELKKDSRPEKTPHFAAPSLWDILNENDGHFLVSWIGMDSEFEEEEIVTAAAGHITLYKLTTGSPPTANFHRYWGGYKFEDTISLGWDDIYGPPSENWLGLNWRGPYEKTEDYGLSPSYPPESGIVLIWDSDQEAILNINVTTNIEKRMGSLLPNVSENQYITFSTVEFSNRERVEIEAYVAGAYYLANSEVTSVDLSLESEYTEEEIKERIRYGEEETTEFKKSLDVGDVNDKRKLKKEFCALANQDGGIILIGVSDNREIVGIDSPQDMEEWISDIISGNFPLNFNNKTFREDIGEWIVGIEVPKAVEKPYSVEDKFYIRNGPNNTKMDGDGIIKWMKERGLYSESKYEP
- a CDS encoding TRAP transporter permease, which codes for MNTNDPSDSDSDGPNDDRDGTNDELTEEVSPEEAEELIDEIERRRSLRGGAAVAVAAIGILFSVFQLFLAARGFSFTIWLPIVDNWEVSLQLLQANAVHVSFALVLTFLLFPASMGDGIVTRNLGRIVPTASRRLGERNPVTRLLARVRATFRWAFLDPGRERVTPFDLLCIVASILSAIYFLTEFSEIQDMRVFGLTFGRPITEVYPFLQPVLGGVPFVSEYSYAMALGVIGVLLVLEATRRTLGLPLMIIVATFILYARWGYLISGATPLLGLLAVPELTWPSIVQNLWYNTENGVFGIPVTVSVSFIYIFILFGAFLEMSGAGQWFIDLAYAATGDRKGGPAKASILASGFMGTISGSSIANTVTTGAFTIPLMKRSGYSPEFSGAVESSASSGGQILPPVMGAAAFLMVQYTATPFADIIILATIPAIVFFFGVWVMVHLKAVEEGIGGVADVDTVSLGAHLKRGWFYLVPIGLLLYYLIIERLSVSRSAWFTLVALVALISLVSAYSKETRERLLGVFAAIIGVELASYVVAGVPVTGLVTGTSGAGVPIGEAVDRVVAGIGWYAMLAGVLTLASRPDIAAPLLNLNPTVQTTADSIGDRTGRDLGDIQLFRLGTFVAKSMDEGARTAVPVVIAVAAAGIIPGVISVTGLGPNLTSLLLALSGGSIVIMLLVTAVSSIILGMGMPTTVTYIILISMLATPLVEFGIPLLAAHLFILYFGVIADITPPVAVAAYAASGVAKSDPFETGVKAFSLSLNKAIVPFAFVLVPGIVLLREKPNADELPIREQYRVVGFSDLAELSYSVPEILVPVIGVFLGVIALGATVIGTLYTGINRAERTGFALSSLLLMAPGLLSASVFDLLGFAGITVSVDALLLDLTLRGIGFALFVVLAAKNRREATSLHETRQATVG